From the genome of Buteo buteo chromosome 4, bButBut1.hap1.1, whole genome shotgun sequence:
CCGGTGCCTGCTGCCGGGATGGAGTGGCTGCAGGGGAAACTGGGCACCTGTAACAATTCGGGGAAGGGGAGAGGTGCCCTGGGCAGCAGTCCCTAGGAGCACAGAGGGGTTGCACTGTTTGTGCCACAAACGCAGATCTGCCGGTGAAAGCAGTACCACCAGCACAGACACCGGCACGGGGGCACTCAAATCCCACCTGGGCATTTATATCCCACCCAGAGGGTGCCAGCCTGCTGCCCCACCTTTGTGCACTCACTCGCCTTTGCCCTTCCCCAGTTACCACACCAAACAAACGTTGATATCAAAGAAACGTTTAATAAGCTGCAATAAAATACGGACCTTTAGAAAGCTCATAGGGTGAATATCGAcagtggaggaagaaaagaaaacaaggtggTGGGAATCCTTGAGGAGTTCAGATCTGAGTCAGGGACCTTTTACCTGGAACAAGAACACAACTTCTTCCATAGGCTAGGATGAAATAAAAGACAGGAGCACAGAGTTCACAAAATGTCAACATTTAGAGAGTTGATACATATTCAAAGTTCAAATGACCCAGCTCTTATAGCTATACATATTGATTTAAAGCAacttaatataattttattttctttttttttttatatacacttTCAAAGGTTTGTCAGGTGAGGTATGTAAACATTATCTAATGGAAACCCCTCTCCACATTTCCAACTGAGAATTCACAGCAGACAGTTCATTTTCCCAACTCGCGACGCAGTACTTCCCACTCCCCAGAGCAGCCGGGAATGCCGTCCCAAGCCACGGCTCTCCCAGGTGCAGTCACCGGCTCCCATTTCCCATCGCTGGTCTGTACAGTTCACATTGCTTAGGCTCAAACATACAGTACCGGACAGGAGGACTTTTCAGCTCAGTGTCTAAAATTCATACAGaaacaaacagagaaacaaaactcTCCCAGGGAAGTAGACacagatgaaggaaaaacatttgcCGTCAGGGTGGAGATAATATTTAAATGCTGAGCatcttataaaagaaaaatttactgggttgttgttgcctttttttcccttttcttttttttttcatacacacCTGTTCCAAGGGCAAAGGAAGCATGGGTCTGGCGAGGGCTCCTGCAGGGCCAGGACCCAGCAGCACTCCCCGCTCCACCCTCCAAAGTCAGGGACCCATCACCATAAAAGTAGCAATGATCCTGCTGACGCTGCCCCACACAgacagccaggctggggggagcagagcccGCAAACACTTCCAGGcaaaaagggattaaaaaaaaaataataagaaaagtcCAAAcacacttaggaaaaaaaccaaccaaatgaCCTCGAACCCCCTAGAAGGAGAATAAAAATTGCAGAATGGCAATCAAATGAGCAAACGACCTTCTGGAGCCAGCACTGGGATTGTAACGGCGACAGCAGTGCGCTCCCTTGGGTCACCCATACCCGCAGGAAGCGCAGGAGCCCCGAAGGCAGCTGCTTACTGCAGTAATTCGCTAGCAGGAGTTTGCTATCAGTAACCACCTACCCTACCCTGGccgtttggggggggggttcctTGGGGGTGACGGCAGCCCCCACCTCCTGCATCCCTGGGGACGCCTCCTTGGGCATCCCCAGGCCAAGAGCtgtcgtgtgtgtcccccccccacccccatcatGCCGTGCTGGACTGAGCCCCCACTGGGAGTGGGGTTATTCCCACCGGGCCCCGAGCCCCAAGAGCCCCTGCCATCGAAGCAGACATTATTACTACAAATCTTATTGCTTGCAGTGCTCCCCGCCCCGGGGAACGGCCATCCCGGCCGGCCACGGGAGCTCACTGCCTCCCCAGGGACCGTGGCCATCGACCAGGTCTGACATCATCAAAATGAGATGAAGAGAAAGAGTTAATGCTTCAACTTTGATGTGacataaaaaacccaagccaaccaccaccacccccacccaccccatcccaACCCGTCCCCCCACGCAATAGCCAGCCCTTTGGTTGCGGCACGCTGGGCGATACAGCCCCACCAACCGACACACCAGTCAGAACAAGAACCTGTGGAAAGCccatgaaataaatattaaaaaaaactatttacAATATTAGGTCTGTGAGCATGAAGtgagagaaaaatgctttttcctgcCCCCAAAAAGCTTAAAAAGTAGGTTAGCATCCTGCCGCCTAGCACAACACTATCTTACATGGCACCTACACATAATATatattcacatttcattttaaaattaggtaCTCTTACAAACAGACTTAGAAAACATTGGCTAGCAACGCAGCCCGAGGGACTGCCCGGGCTTCCGACCCACACTGCGAACGCCGGCCGGCTGCGCCCCAGCTCCTCCGGCTGCCCCCCAAGCTGCCAACGTGCCCTGAATCGAAACCgccagctgcccccccccgccgcccttcGGGGAGGGGGTGGAAGTGCTCGTGAAAGAGAGGGCTTGTCCGCGGGGAGGGGAGGACGAAGGACGGGGACCGTGATTTCTGCTAAGCCTAGGGGTGAGCTTAATACAAACAAGAACTCCTGAGAACATCTTAGAACAGATGGATTCATTTCACAACCACCAAGCTAAAGGATGGGCCGAACGGACGCTACGACACACGGAGGGGGGGACGCGCGCGATTGCGGGGACATCGTAGCCTCGTGGTTTGCTCAAAAAACCTACCGCTACAAGAAAAGCTGCAGTGGCGTTCCCTGGCAGGGGGGCCTACCCCCGCCTCGCTCCCGGGCCGTCCAGGTGTTCAGCCCGAGGATGCGGACCCGAGCACGCCTTGGCTGGGGCTCAGCCCTCTTTCCCTGGCACGACCGCCGGTGGTGGGAAGGCCAGAGCCCAAGCCGGACGGCAGAACGCActtccctgctgccccaggCACTGCCCATGCCTGCGGGAGGCTGGGAACTGCAGTTTTCCCAGTTGCCTTCAACTGGGAATGCAGTTGTCAGGCTGAAAGAATACGAGCTGGAGAGAGAAACTGTCCATCAGTTAGAGTAGGGCAGCAGTACATCTGTGTCCTTCTGAGATTGAGTCTCTATTTCCCAGGGGGTTagcaggggctggcagagctTTCGGAAACACCAGCATTTCCAGAGGTGCCATGCAAGCGGCCGGGACGCgagctgggctgcagcttcGCTCATCCACACACAGGCAGAAAGCGTCTCGGGCAGCTCGCCAGCCCACTCGGTCCAGCACTGCATGGCTCCCCTCAGCACGGGAGGGACAGGGATGCGGAGAGCAGCGGGGACGAGTTCATCCTGCTCTCCCAGCTCACGGAGGACGATCACCAACGCGGCAGAAAGTTTGCTGAAAGCGTCAGCACCGGCTAAACAGGTCTTTGGAGAAGGTTTGCTGCAAGTGCGTCTCACTGACGTGTTGGCAGTTGAACACAGAAACACCACTGCACGCAGCAAACACGAGCAAAAAGGACCTCATTAGTGATGAATATAAACACGTGCACACCTTGGATATACTGCATGCATCCCCTCAGCAGAGAAACCCATTCCAGGGCTAGCATTGCTAGATAAGACTCTAACAGCTACAGATACAAGGAGCCATCCTGGGCTCAAACTGCTCTTGCTGCAGCCCTCAACCCCCCCCAGGTAGATTTTGACTCTGAGCTCAGCAAAGCCAGCCCCTCCCAGAGTTTAGGTAAGGTAGGTGGTTCCTGACCACGTCAAGTGTGAAGACCCACCTGGAGCTGCCGATGACAAGGTGAGAGAGGAAAAGGTAACCGTGCCAGTGAGAGAGGGGGGCTGGCAGCCAAGGGACAGTAAGAACATCTGTGGAGGTGCAGAGCTAAGATGCTGCTCCTGGTACATGGACCAGGGAGCTGGGATGGAGACTAGTTTCAGGAATAGGATGAGAAAGCGGCCAGCAAGGAAAGCCAAAGtaatggaaagagaagaggtCTGTTTTGTGGGACACAGCACTTCTGCTGAAATCCAGAGCTGaagaagcagagcagggagctgcgGGGTGgcccggaggaggaggagcgcaATGAGGCTGTGGAGCTGAGGATGGCACTGTGGTAGTGCCAGTGGGCAGCTCTGCACCTTAGCAAACGGAAACACACTCCATGCCCGTGTGGAATAAGGCAATAAATCACATTGCTTATTTCCTTCCATTCATTAAGATTGTCTGCAGCTCCTTGTGCATCCCTTGCATTACACAGAAGCTGCATTTATTGGAAACAGGTTGCTCCAAAGCAGGGGCCGTGCCTCAGCAGCACACCTCACCGCTGCCTCGCTGCAGAACAGACACAGGTAGTGCATGTCCCAAGTTGTTAATAAAGAGCAACAGGTTATATATATATGGTATTACCTCTACTTATTTTTGTGTCTCTTGTGCACTGCTCTAGCTGAAATGTAGCTGTGTGGAGAGAGGAAACTGGAAAGTAAAATTGGAAGAGTAATGCAACACGAGGACTGATTGGGAAAAatagaaagatgaaaaaattcaAACATCTGAGCActgataaagaaaatgaagctatCCAGGCAATGCCACCCTGCCAGGCAGTCACCTCACATGCAGACCCTTTAATTTGCtagcaaattaaatggaaatttaattttctagcaAGTTACAGCATTCCTCCTTCCTGCCCCAAAATAAAGCACTCACAAAAGCAAGCGTTAAGTATATTAAAAGCAGGTCTTTTAGTCTGCAAGTCCTGCAGCTACTACTGGTATCAGGTGGAGAATGCacagaggagaggcagaggggCCAAAGACGGCATCTCCCGGAGCAGTGACAGCAAGGAAAGGAGCCCAGCAAGGAGCTGGGGGTTTCCTCAGAGCAGAAAACCTTAATGCTTTTCTAGAGATGACGACCACTGCTGGCCTACCTCACCCCTGGGGCATCCTCCCCTGGGGTAACCCAAAGGATTGCACAAATCTGTAATTCACAGAACTTGTACTAAAGCACTGATATTCCCACCTCGGGGTGGGCTGGAAAGGTCAAGCCCCAAGTGCTTGCTGCAATAACTCAGTCACAGGCAATGGCTTCACCCTACCTATCCCTCAGCAAACAAGCCTGACCTCTGCAAAGACTACCTGCATGAGTCAAACCCACCACTCAGCGCAGCAGTTGCAGGAGGAAAcactcctgccagctcctcacAAACAGCACGATGTAGAGAAGAATCACTCCAGTTTTCCtcaaaattgtaatttttaagTAAGGGGGAGttgggaggaaaagagaggaggcagagagcGGAGCAGCTCTGAGTAGGTTTTTTTGTGCCCAGCGGGGAGACCCCTGCAGGGACTGCGGCACCAGGGACCAGACCCAAGAACAGTGGAGCAGGGGGGTCCCTGTTGACAAGACCCCAGACCATCTCACCCCATGGGACAGCCCCGTGGCTCGGCACGTCTGGCAAAcctgctgctccctgtccctgcagaTGCCTAAGGTGCTGCTCTGCCATCTGCCCACCTGAGCTAGGTGCCCACGAGGGACAGGCAGTACACTCCTCACCTGGTCTGGTCCTAGGCAGTAGGCTGGGgcaattgtatttaaaaatgtttttctttgaaaaaaacccctcagaattatttgctttttcttcatttgctttctgaagacaAGAATAACAACTCACAGCCCAGCCCAGAATCCTCTTTTCAGCCCCATCCTGACAAAAAACGCGCCCTCTACCTTTCCTCATTAAAGCGTGCAGAAGTTCAGATTTACACCTACAAggcacagcccagctcctgtTAAAAGTCAATAGGGTCTTTGCACAGATTTCATGAGTGTTACTTTTTGTGCAGACATGCTGGATCTAACGTGGGAAAGCCAAGGCTTGCTGAACGCCTCTGGCATCCCCCAGGAAGGGACAGAGCTGCTGGCTGAAGGCGATCAGAGCCTGGGACAAGCTGCAGGCGCTTTGAGTCTCAGGCCACGTTGCCTGCACGCTGTCCAGCCAATGCCACCTCACTCCATCCCGAAGCCCTGTGACTCCTACAGCATCTGCTGACAGGGCTTCGTCCCATGAGACCTGCCTTCAGCACAGGAAATCTCCATCCAACTaagctgaaacacagcagtATGACAGAAAACTACAGACCGAGACTGGAAATTCAAAGGGCTGGGAGGAATATGGTTGTCCTTTTAGTATCTCTGATTTCTCCCCGTGACAGGTCCTGGCCATTCCTCTCCGGAGCTGACGCCTGGCAGGGACGCTGCCGGGAACCTCAGCGCGCTGATCCCACCACCGCCTAAGCCAAGCCGTGCGCACTGAACCGGGACAGGCGCCCAGGTCCTGCACCAGTGTGACACCTGCCATCTCCCACCCTTGCCATGCTGAGCCAACTGGTGCCAGTGGAGCCCCAGGGTGCAGGAAGGCAGCCGGGAGGCtggagcagccagcagcaccccaTCCAGAAAGCCTACCTCCACTTGCTTTGTTGAGGTTTTTATCCTAATGAGGTTCCCACTCCCAGAAGCACAGAAgatggagagcagagcagcctgcATTTACGAGCAGctaaaaaattagaaagcaagagagagggaaagaccTGAGGAGCGCTCGGTGCGCGGGGCCCCGCACGGCTCTGCATGCGCAGCCTAGCGCAGGTGCTTCGGGAGCGATGGTGAAGGACGGAGAAAGAGAGGTTGTGAAGGATGGGGAAAAGGGGGTttgctgctggggagcagcacgAGGAGCGGAGGTAAGAGGGGTGCTCACACACATGCCTGGCccagaggaaggaggggaaatgCCAAGCCCGCATGCCTGCTGAGAGACAGGAGGTTAGAAGAGGACCGTAAGTACAGATGGGGaagcaagaaggaaagacaACCCGTAAGAAAGGTACAGATCAGTCATTTAACTGCCATCATTGCACTCCTGCCTCACACCTCTCCTGAAAcgcttttaaatcttttctgatGGAATGTTTGACATATTTAATGCATGcagtaaaaattaaagtaatagATAACTTTATATTAATCTGTACAGGGACTGACAGGCTAGATTTAATCACTTCCTAGCTGTTCAGAGAGTTAACTTATTCTAGGATGATtcaaaggaaaggtaaaggtgggttttttttctttaaatcagcCATTTCATAGTAAGAGAAAAATGTGCCGCAGCCTCGTGTGCGTCAGCGCTGGGGGAAGGGAATACCTGCAAGAGAGCCAGAGGTGCTCTGCAAGGGGCGTGTAAATCTCAAACGCCTTGTTTCATCCTCTAAATAGGTACAATGAAAGATTTAAAGATGATTATTTGCTTTCCACCTTCAGTCCACAGGTTCGGGGATCTGGGTTCAAAAAGCAATTCCCATTGCAGCAGAGCCCTCTATAGCCTCTGCCCCCAGGGCAGGCATGTCTTGAATGAGTGGCCTGCACCAGAGCCTTACTCTGAGCAGGGACAAGGAGCTGAGCAAGGACCGGCAAGTGACTCTTAAAGGTTGGGCAACCCCAGAGCCCACACGGTGCCCCCTCAGgcattgctgctttctgcacagGAGGAGGCCTGCATCGGGATTCACGCAAACGGAATTTGTGCAGCGACGCCAAGTGAAGCCGTGGAGATGCAATGGCTGAGGAGGGCCCTTTCCCCGAGCACAGACCGCAGCAGTCCCTTCTCAGCCACCGAGCACCCCTAcccagcagagccagcacaGCCACATGCTCTGTGCACTTCTAACAGGTTTTTCTCAGAGGTGCTAGGCACCGTGACCCTGCTCTGCCACTGCAGACTCCCAGCAGGCTTTTAAATGTGCTGCAGAGGCTTGCAGAGGAGCCCTGCAAAGGCGTCGTGCAGGACAGGGCAGAGGCTTGGCTGCTTTCAGACTACACAGCACCAGACACAAGCAAGAACAAACCAACCGCAACTTGCTAGTAAAAGGATGAAATgcaaattacagtaaaaaataaacttaagtCAGTCCCTTCTCTCAATCCTATTCCAACTGCAAATCCTGGCTTAAGAGGGTGCTAGGCAAGACGTGTACAAGAGCACAGGGTGAGGGCCAGTGCTCCCCTTTTGCAGAGCACCAACATCAGAAGAAGCTCGAGCCCGTAAGAAGGGAGAGATTCAACCTTCAGCAAAGCACTGCGGAAACTGCTTTGCCATCAGAGACCACAGAAATCACCACGAGCGCAGCAAAATGGGAGAAGGAGGTCTGTCCAAAAGCAGGGCACAGCAGGACCGGTTCATCCCTGAAGCCAGCAAGAAATAAAGACGGATACAGCCCAGCATGCCCACCCGGCAGCAGTGGATGCGGCAGCCTGGTACCCGCAGCATCTCCTCCGCCGCCTCCACCTGAGCGGGACCTCCCCACCCCATGGGCTGTGCAATGGGGGAGTGAGGCAGCCATCAGCAGTACACACACCAGTAGCTAATTAATACTTTTATGCAGGTAACAGTATGGGACACCAGCAGCTGCTATTCACGAACCGACAAAGGACAGATTTCGCCTTTCTCTCCCTCACTGATGggaaatggttttggttttgctttaaatgcCACTaagaagacagacagaaggaggactctgaaggaaagggaaatgtttgCGTGCACGCAAAGGCTGCTGAAAGCTACTTCATGTGCACGAAggtggttttctttctgctacagTACAAGTGCTTGTGCCTCAAGTATAAAACGCAAGCCTCCAAATCACACAGACGagcttcttatttttatttttaaagtgataaaTAAGGCACTGTACTTTTAACTAAAACTGCCTGGttccaagtttaaaaaaacccaaggaacgTTCAAACTGCAGAAACTTCCTTCTGAACAGCAGAGCCAGACAGGCCGACCTCTTCTCTGTCCGAGACACATCTGCCGATGCCTAAAATCACGGGCATTATCCTTTAACTGCGGATTTTTAAAGGCTTGCTACAGCTTATAAAAGCAGCTTTAGTTAATGCATGGTAAAGGGTTACTACTATACATCAGTTTTGTACATGGCTACCGGTTCTTTGCTATTTCATGTCCAGTCGCGAGCGTTTGCTGTGCGAACAGTCCACTTTTGCCCTCAGCTTCCTCTTGCCCTGTGACCCGCTGCTCTCCTGCATCTTCCTCATGGACCTCGTCAGGGTCTTCCCTCCGCTGGGCTTCTTGTTGGCCATCTTCTGTGATCTTGTGGAGGACTCCCCCAGGGGCTTCTGCTTTGGGGACTTGGCCAGCTCCTCGTGGCCAGGAGGCAGCACGGCCCGTCTGCTTGTGTTCTCCTTGCCCTTCCGCATGGGGAGCCGCACCTTCTCCAGCTGCCTTTTTGGGactctcttctctttcaaagacatttttctaGCCAGCTTATTGCTCCTCTCCATGGCAGCCTGCTTTCGGGTGGCGGGAGCTTTCGTGCTGACCTCCGAATGCTTTATTTTACTGGCCTTCTTGGCAGGCAGCTTGTCCTTGGTAGAGGAGCTGGACCGCTCCTGGGTGCTCCCGCTCTCCTTCAGCGTCCTCTTCTTCCTGCTGAGCTGGAGGTCGGCTTTGGGCGAGAGGTCCTCCTGGGacctgctcttccccttccGCCCCTTCCCTGTCCCATCCACTGATGGAGATTTAGCGGGAAAGGCATCTGCTTTGATCTGCAAGGCCAACTTTGGAGACATCAGCGGGTTGATGCACACGCTTTTccggctctgcctgctctccaGGGACGGGTGGTCCCCCGGGCCATCACtcttcttctctgccttcaCCATGCGGTGCTGGGCTCGCAGCTTGCCCCGCAGGTTGGAGTATTTGCGCAGGATCCGGGTGCTGGCCTGCGTGGGCAAGCTGGGGGCAGGCTGGATGGTTTTGTCTTCGCTCAGGTCCTCTGTGCCAGCGTCGGTGGGAGACGTCTGGCTGGGAGCGGTGGCTTCTTCAGCCTCTGCTTTATCAGCATTCTCCCGAATTTTGGCCCAAAGCTTTTGGTTCTTCAGGTTATTCCGAGCCGGGGTAGTGGCAGCAAACTTCTTGAGATGTTTTTTCAAACGTTCTGCTTGCAGTGAACTGGGGTAGAGACTGGAGGAGGAATATTTCTGCATGGGGACTTTGATGGGGGGGATCTCCCCTGGGAGACGGGTGTTGAGTTTCTTCACGATCACAAGAGACCTGGTTTCGGTCGTCTCCAGAAACCACTGGCAGATGTCGGACAGCTTAAAGGCCTTCATAAACAGCATCTGGACAGGAGAAAGCTTCTGCACTTCCAGCGAGCCTCTACTTTTCCGTGTCCTTTTCTTACTTTTCCAAATCTCCTTCAGTTTGTCGGCTTTGTTCTTTACCTTGGGGGTTGGCTgcacctccttctccagctgaatCCAGCCCTTCTGAACTTTCATGTACTGGGTATTGAACTCAGCAATGAGCTCCTGGTTCTCCTCTTCAGCACACCACTCCATGAACTTTGGTTTGCTGTCAGCCGTGTCTATGTCCTCCAACGCTGAGGAGTTGTCATTCCCTGAACTGCTTTCGTCCCTCAGTTTGGGGATCGCTTGCACAGACTCCTTCCCTGGTGTGCTCTTTTTTGTGGTGTCTACAGGTGCAGGTGCATGTCTTAAGTTATAAAACTGCAGGGCGACCTTTTTATGCTTCACAGCCTTTGCTGGAAGATGCTTGCTtccacctctgctgctgggacaTGGAGGTGAATTGGCCACCGGCTTGTAGTTCTCCAGCTTGCCCATGTCCATGGCACTGTCAGAGCCCTCCTCATCCTTTGCGCTGGCATCGCCTGGTTTCACATCCACTTGCTTGGCATCATTTGTAGGCACGCTGCTCTCCAGAGGGAGGGGAATACTTCTCTTCTCAGAATCAGCCTGGATGCTGATTTCCAGCATCTCACCTAGTTGACTTTGGCTGCCATTAGCAGGGGGGTCGTCTTTAGAGGAATTTTCTACCTCTGACGCAGTCTCTTTTGCTAAGATGCTTTTATAGGTTTGTCTGGTAGTGACACCATTCTCCTCACCTGGCCGCTGCTCAGCGATGCTCTCTGGAGCCTGGTCAGTGCCCGGCCCCTCGCTGGTTTTGAGCAGCACATTGGGGAAGCAGTCGTTTGGGAAGTGCAGGGATGCTGCCCCATCCAGCTGCACTTCTCTCTTGAACCGCTTAGCGCCAGGACTCTTGGAGAGTTTGACCTGAAGGCAAGGAAGCTGCACAGAGCTGGAAGAACCAGTGTCCTCAGCACTGCCCTCAGTGGGTGACTGGGATTGCTGGCTTCGGAGGCGCCGGTCTGATGCCACAAGCactctcctgcctttttttcgCTTCTTATCTAGACTGTCTTTGGAAGAGACAGAGTCTTTCCCTGCAGTGTCTGAGCCATCAGGTTCAGGCAGCATTTCCCCTTCAACGGGCTCTTTTTCACCTGCTGGGCTGTTATTCTGCACCGCCTCCCCTTCTGAGATTTcggggagggctgtgctggccAGCACAGCCTCCTCTTGCTCGAGGGAGCCATCACCCACCATACCCGATAATTCGGCTTCTGGTTCAGCATCGATGTTTTTGTTCACATCCACGCACTGCAAGGTGGCAGGTGGCTCCAGGGGGCTTTCCCTGTCCACGGTGGCAGGGGGTTCATCAGGAGCCTGCCGGCCTGGAGAGCATGGGGAGGGCTCTGCCGGACACAGCCCGCAGGGCTCTGTGTCTCCCACGCCTGGAAGCTGGGCAGGATCCCTGGCACCATCATGGGCCAGGGGTGCTGTGTCCGCAGCGGCAGAGGGCTGCAAGGGGGACTTTGGCTCCGGGCTGGCCGGGAGGTCCGGATCAGTTTGTACGCCAGAGCCTGGACAACCTTCCTCTCCTCCGGGTGCTTCTGAGATGGGAAGGGCAGCAAAATCGGCAGCCTGCCCGCCACCACCGCTGTCCccagaggagcccaggctgctgccagcctccCAGGGGATGGTGCCTCCGGCTCTCGTCCCCCCTCCTTCGGCGGGAGGGGAGCCAGGGGGTGGCGAGCTGGCCAAGCTGTCCTCTTTCTGGGGGCTGGgtggagcagagagggagaagaagggCACGACCATGGTGGCTTCCCTCGACCG
Proteins encoded in this window:
- the LOC142030288 gene encoding uncharacterized protein LOC142030288, whose translation is MVRLCTHHQKQFIRVLNDIYTEVQPDSEGQQLSESKSMEASTCGSGCSQRSTENHDKGGTCTESKPPSSSDLGQSGSDVPLHVTGQAPKQPAELKSLDRAESSSPALRRDFELPVTRLRSASPKDNSTQGYLSTLNSSSLNFHHAVKSLEGQQAAGHEQEAGVRKCEDNKEQLAGKTLVEGYISVKVANVNGSEDSLDSCLGSQKSSFRALPEESWDPGFAVTPPRRADKENTLQCSSKASLHQDLDAKEQDARPKQENHLHAVAKGKAGCHLHPADKGPLDKSKEGWLPAGAAPAAHRTPGGHPRAKAASLRSTRKSKKASGLRINDYDNQCDVVYISQPITECHFESQRSVSSRKTARKSTRGYYFNGECCELPTVRTLVKSSRTEERGSSPALRTETLVSAKPPLVLSVGGSAGAGREGEKRVSLRLLAKGAPTSRETKERAELSSVQPRDTRALRSREATMVVPFFSLSAPPSPQKEDSLASSPPPGSPPAEGGGTRAGGTIPWEAGSSLGSSGDSGGGGQAADFAALPISEAPGGEEGCPGSGVQTDPDLPASPEPKSPLQPSAAADTAPLAHDGARDPAQLPGVGDTEPCGLCPAEPSPCSPGRQAPDEPPATVDRESPLEPPATLQCVDVNKNIDAEPEAELSGMVGDGSLEQEEAVLASTALPEISEGEAVQNNSPAGEKEPVEGEMLPEPDGSDTAGKDSVSSKDSLDKKRKKGRRVLVASDRRLRSQQSQSPTEGSAEDTGSSSSVQLPCLQVKLSKSPGAKRFKREVQLDGAASLHFPNDCFPNVLLKTSEGPGTDQAPESIAEQRPGEENGVTTRQTYKSILAKETASEVENSSKDDPPANGSQSQLGEMLEISIQADSEKRSIPLPLESSVPTNDAKQVDVKPGDASAKDEEGSDSAMDMGKLENYKPVANSPPCPSSRGGSKHLPAKAVKHKKVALQFYNLRHAPAPVDTTKKSTPGKESVQAIPKLRDESSSGNDNSSALEDIDTADSKPKFMEWCAEEENQELIAEFNTQYMKVQKGWIQLEKEVQPTPKVKNKADKLKEIWKSKKRTRKSRGSLEVQKLSPVQMLFMKAFKLSDICQWFLETTETRSLVIVKKLNTRLPGEIPPIKVPMQKYSSSSLYPSSLQAERLKKHLKKFAATTPARNNLKNQKLWAKIRENADKAEAEEATAPSQTSPTDAGTEDLSEDKTIQPAPSLPTQASTRILRKYSNLRGKLRAQHRMVKAEKKSDGPGDHPSLESRQSRKSVCINPLMSPKLALQIKADAFPAKSPSVDGTGKGRKGKSRSQEDLSPKADLQLSRKKRTLKESGSTQERSSSSTKDKLPAKKASKIKHSEVSTKAPATRKQAAMERSNKLARKMSLKEKRVPKRQLEKVRLPMRKGKENTSRRAVLPPGHEELAKSPKQKPLGESSTRSQKMANKKPSGGKTLTRSMRKMQESSGSQGKRKLRAKVDCSHSKRSRLDMK